From the genome of Vicia villosa cultivar HV-30 ecotype Madison, WI linkage group LG2, Vvil1.0, whole genome shotgun sequence, one region includes:
- the LOC131650275 gene encoding receptor-like cytosolic serine/threonine-protein kinase RBK1, with the protein MESSVDNNGKEFSSDDDASPRAVLDTPVSGTESDNSGSSSFGSYSPEKSPSPPPIGKSGGVKETQLQQWKTMVDVFRFKSVRKLSAIPIFTAATHEITRKGFTKKLARVRSAEESIDIGAIPTKPSWRNFDYAELAAATNDFDSENLVGKGGHAEVYKGQLSDGQVVAVKRLMKNDKDFADRAGDFLTELGIIAHISHPNATHLIGFGIEKGLYFVLQLAPYGSLSSLLFGSEGLEWKTRYKVAIGVANGLHYLHKDCPRRIIHRDIKASNILLNDNYEAEISDFGLAKWLPNNWAHHVVFPIEGTFGYLAPEYFMHGIVDEKTDVFAFGVLLLELITGRRAVDSDSRQSLVIWAKPLLDSNNVKELTDPRLEENYDPIEMKRTMATASLCVHHSTSKRPFMKQATRLLKGEETMLDSKANSGSSKSLMLEACDLEDYTCSNYLKDLNRHRELIME; encoded by the exons ATGGAATCAAGCGTTGATAATAACGGAAAAGAGTTTTCTAGCGACGATGACGCATCGCCAAGAGCGGTACTAGACACGCCTGTTTCAGGAACAGAGTCGGACAACAGTGGGAGCAGCAGTTTCGGCTCTTATTCACCGGAGAAGTCGCCTTCACCGCCGCCGATAGGAAAATCAGGCGGTGTAAAAGAAACTCAATTGCAGCAATGGAAAACAATGGTGGATGTTTTTAGGTTTAAGTCGGTGAGAAAATTATCGGCCATTCCTATTTTTACTGCGGCCACGCACGAAATTACTAGGAAAGGTTTTACTAAGAAATTGGCTCGGGTTCGAAGTGCGGAAGAGAGTATTGATATTGGTGCTATTCCGACGAAACCTTCTTGGAGGAACTTTGATTATGCTGAACTTGCTGCTGCTACTAATGATTTCGATTCTG AGAACTTGGTTGGAAAAGGTGGTCATGCTGAAGTATACAAAGGACAATTATCAGATGGTCAAGTTGTAGCAGTTAAGAGGCTAATGAAGAACGATAAGGATTTCGCCGATAGAGCCGGTGATTTCTTGACGGAGCTTGGAATCATCGCGCACATAAGCCACCCGAATGCTACACACCTTATAGGGTTTGGTATCGAAAAAGGTCTCTACTTTGTCCTACAATTAGCACCATATGGAAGTCTTTCGTCTTTACTCTTCG GTTCTGAAGGCTTAGAGTGGAAGACAAGGTACAAGGTAGCTATCGGAGTAGCTAACGGATTGCATTATCTTCATAAAGATTGTCCGAGACGAATTATTCACAGGGACATCAAAGCCTCCAACATATTACTCAATGATAATTATGAAGCTGAG ATATCTGATTTTGGACTTGCAAAATGGCTTCCAAATAATTGGGCACACCATGTTGTTTTTCCTATAGAAGGAACATTTGG ATATTTGGCTCCGGAGTACTTTATGCATGGTATTGTGGATGAGAAGACTGACGTGTTCGCATTCGGCGTTTTGCTACTCGAACTTATAACAGGTCGTCGTGCTGTTGATTCGGATAGTAGGCAAAGTCTTGTGATTTGG GCCAAGCCACTACTTGATTCAAACAATGTCAAGGAGCTAACAGATCCGAGATTAGAAGAGAATTATGATCCTATTGAAATGAAGCGTACCATGGCAACGGCTTCCTTGTGCGTCCACCATTCAACCTCCAAGCGTCCATTCATGAAACAG GCTACACGGCTATTAAAGGGCGAGGAAACAATGTTAGATTCCAAGGCAAACTCAGGTTCCTCAAAATCACTCATGTTAGAGGCATGTGACTTAGAAGATTACACTTGTTCAAATTACTTGAAGGACCTAAACCGCCATAGGGAACTAATCATGGAATGA